From Brachyspira pilosicoli, a single genomic window includes:
- a CDS encoding NAD(+)/NADH kinase: MKKNNNVEKKLIGIIINKSRNNTDSIVKRLKNIINKYNAEAIAIDYDISSYNNINKAIKTLKNVSMLISIGGDGTLLSALKIAIKYNISVLPIYNGTLGFISEIPPEEAYLIIEEYFNNKKTLYEIEPRTLLDIEIKTSTTTKKYLAINELALCKLDGRTLYMDINISGKKVSSIIGDGVVVATPTGSTAYALSAGGPIIVPTIDAMSFVPIAPHSLTFRPLVIPKGDSVEIKLSQKSKKGMITIDGYDIYKFGKTDTVKASISDKNCYIFQSANRLFYDILRNKLNWGI, encoded by the coding sequence ATGAAAAAAAACAATAATGTAGAAAAGAAATTAATAGGTATCATAATAAATAAAAGCAGAAATAATACTGATAGTATAGTAAAAAGGTTGAAGAACATTATAAATAAATATAATGCAGAAGCAATAGCTATAGATTATGATATATCATCTTATAATAATATTAACAAAGCAATAAAAACTTTAAAAAACGTGTCAATGCTTATATCTATAGGCGGCGATGGTACATTATTATCAGCATTAAAAATAGCCATTAAATACAATATATCTGTTTTGCCTATATATAATGGTACATTAGGTTTTATATCAGAGATTCCTCCTGAAGAAGCATATCTCATTATAGAAGAATATTTTAATAACAAAAAAACATTATACGAAATAGAACCTAGGACACTTTTAGATATAGAAATTAAAACATCAACAACTACAAAAAAATATTTAGCAATAAATGAACTTGCATTATGCAAATTAGACGGAAGAACTTTATATATGGATATAAATATATCTGGAAAGAAAGTATCTTCTATAATAGGAGATGGAGTTGTTGTGGCTACTCCTACAGGTTCAACTGCTTATGCTTTGAGTGCAGGCGGCCCAATAATTGTTCCTACAATAGATGCTATGTCTTTTGTTCCTATAGCACCTCATTCTCTTACATTTAGACCGCTTGTTATACCTAAAGGTGACAGCGTAGAAATAAAGCTTTCTCAGAAATCAAAAAAAGGTATGATAACGATAGACGGTTATGATATATATAAATTTGGAAAAACTGATACTGTAAAAGCAAGTATAAGCGATAAGAACTGCTATATATTTCAAAGTGCAAATAGGCTATTTTATGATATACTTAGAAATAAACTTAACTGGGGCATATAA
- the recN gene encoding DNA repair protein RecN, whose translation MLKYLDIRNFVLIDKVKINFENGFNVLTGETGAGKSIIISALELITGEKGSTRMVGLNGDRLTVIGTFFLQSSLNIVKNKLKEWNIEIIGNELNIKREITKDGKSRSFINNIGVRVAELKELGDLIVDIHGQHEHQSLFNAANHINFYDAYLNIEDKLQVYREHYNKLTKLIKQYNEISQNKNTILKEKSFLEYAIEEIEKANLKYNEDEEIKNDIAMMSNAENIASALSIINKDIFGSESGAYLKLTRSINTLQSISQYDDRLSDLASQIEAISLNLEDIKTVFTEIRAKAKFDPEELQALNERLFFINTLKKKYGNNIKEIINYAKEAKEKLESLNFSEEDILKLKEEIENIRTKTSILAKEISDIRKSKKDIFINAIEKEMCDLGMTSTKFDVEITYDEDDENGILNIDGTNLKANSNGVDNIEFIIAPNKQAMFQPLRKIASGGEISRIMLSLKSVLSSGDYCETCVFDEIDVGVGGRIAEVIGEKIATLSKQKQILSITHLAQIAIYANNHFKVIKNEKDDVVTSTIEELNDSNKVNEIARMITGKEITDASIKHAEELLEHAKKSSGLF comes from the coding sequence ATGCTTAAATATTTAGATATTAGAAATTTTGTATTAATAGATAAAGTAAAAATCAATTTTGAAAATGGGTTTAATGTTTTAACAGGGGAAACAGGAGCTGGAAAAAGTATTATAATCAGTGCTTTGGAATTAATTACAGGAGAAAAAGGCTCTACAAGAATGGTAGGCTTAAATGGAGACAGGCTAACAGTAATAGGCACTTTCTTTTTACAATCATCATTAAATATAGTAAAAAACAAATTAAAAGAATGGAATATAGAAATTATAGGTAATGAACTCAATATAAAAAGAGAAATTACAAAAGACGGTAAGAGCCGTTCTTTTATAAACAATATTGGTGTACGTGTAGCAGAATTAAAAGAATTAGGAGATTTAATTGTAGATATACATGGGCAGCATGAACATCAATCGCTTTTTAATGCAGCAAATCATATTAATTTTTATGATGCTTATTTAAATATTGAAGATAAATTGCAAGTTTATAGAGAGCATTATAATAAACTTACAAAACTAATAAAACAATATAATGAAATATCACAAAATAAAAATACAATATTAAAAGAAAAATCGTTTTTAGAATATGCTATAGAAGAAATAGAAAAAGCAAACTTAAAATATAATGAAGATGAGGAGATAAAAAACGATATAGCAATGATGTCTAATGCAGAAAACATAGCATCTGCTTTGTCTATTATAAATAAAGATATATTTGGAAGCGAATCTGGGGCATATTTAAAACTTACAAGAAGCATTAATACATTACAATCAATTTCTCAATATGATGATAGGCTTTCAGATTTGGCATCACAGATAGAAGCTATATCATTAAACCTTGAAGATATAAAAACAGTATTTACCGAAATAAGAGCGAAGGCTAAATTTGACCCAGAAGAATTGCAAGCTCTCAATGAAAGACTTTTCTTTATAAACACATTAAAAAAGAAATATGGAAACAATATAAAAGAAATTATTAATTATGCAAAAGAGGCTAAAGAAAAATTGGAGTCTCTTAACTTCTCTGAAGAAGATATATTAAAATTAAAAGAAGAAATAGAAAACATAAGAACAAAAACATCAATATTAGCAAAAGAGATTTCTGATATAAGAAAGTCAAAGAAAGATATTTTTATAAATGCTATAGAAAAAGAAATGTGCGACTTGGGAATGACTTCTACAAAATTTGATGTTGAGATTACTTATGATGAAGATGATGAAAACGGCATACTTAATATAGACGGCACAAACTTAAAAGCAAACTCCAATGGTGTGGATAATATAGAGTTTATAATAGCACCAAATAAGCAAGCTATGTTTCAGCCTTTAAGAAAGATTGCTTCTGGAGGAGAAATATCAAGAATCATGCTTTCATTAAAAAGTGTACTTTCTAGCGGAGATTACTGCGAGACTTGTGTATTTGATGAAATAGATGTTGGTGTTGGCGGAAGGATTGCAGAAGTTATAGGAGAGAAAATAGCAACATTATCCAAACAAAAACAAATATTAAGCATTACTCACTTAGCACAAATTGCGATATATGCTAATAATCATTTTAAAGTAATAAAAAATGAAAAAGATGATGTAGTTACTTCTACAATAGAAGAGTTAAATGATTCTAATAAAGTAAATGAAATAGCAAGAATGATAACAGGCAAAGAAATAACAGATGCAAGCATAAAGCATGCCGAAGAATTGTTGGAACATGCCAAAAAGTCATCGGGCTTATTTTAA
- a CDS encoding nitroreductase family protein: MQEDILFTRRSIRKYIKDKAVEKEKIDYILKAAMYAPSANNKRNWEFIVVEKRETLDKIADVHPYAKMLYTATLAVIVCGDLSDESGKLYWQQNCSAAIENLMLACKAKDLGSVWLGVAPREERMNDIIKLFNLPDNIKPLGIVAVGYPDGEVAMPDRFEPNKIHYEAY, from the coding sequence AGAAGAAGTATAAGAAAATATATTAAAGATAAAGCAGTAGAAAAAGAAAAAATAGACTACATATTAAAAGCTGCTATGTATGCTCCTTCTGCAAACAATAAAAGAAATTGGGAGTTTATAGTTGTAGAGAAAAGAGAGACATTAGATAAAATAGCTGATGTTCACCCTTATGCTAAGATGCTATACACTGCAACTTTAGCTGTTATTGTATGCGGGGATTTATCTGATGAATCTGGAAAACTTTATTGGCAGCAAAACTGTTCTGCTGCAATAGAGAATTTAATGCTTGCTTGTAAGGCAAAAGATTTAGGAAGTGTGTGGCTTGGGGTTGCTCCTCGTGAAGAGAGAATGAATGATATTATAAAATTGTTTAATTTACCAGATAATATAAAACCTCTTGGAATAGTTGCTGTGGGCTATCCTGACGGTGAAGTAGCTATGCCTGATAGATTTGAACCAAACAAAATTCATTATGAGGCTTATTAA